The proteins below are encoded in one region of Winogradskyella helgolandensis:
- a CDS encoding VOC family protein, with protein sequence MALAPFHLAIPVHNLELCRNFYTNILQLEEGRSSDHWVDYNFFGHQLVIHFKTKQTEEEITNLVDGKDVPVPHFGVVLEWDRFHQFSELLKSKGIHFIIEPYIRFEGLVGEQATMFFKAPSGNALEFKAFKDINQLFAK encoded by the coding sequence ATGGCTCTAGCACCTTTTCATTTGGCGATTCCTGTTCATAATTTAGAACTATGTAGAAACTTCTACACTAATATATTACAACTAGAAGAAGGACGAAGTAGTGACCATTGGGTTGACTATAATTTCTTTGGTCATCAATTAGTTATCCATTTTAAAACAAAGCAAACCGAAGAGGAAATCACTAATTTAGTGGATGGAAAAGATGTACCTGTACCACATTTTGGTGTTGTTTTAGAATGGGATCGCTTTCATCAATTCTCAGAACTATTAAAATCGAAAGGCATACACTTTATCATTGAACCTTATATTAGATTTGAAGGATTAGTGGGAGAACAAGCAACAATGTTCTTTAAGGCCCCTTCAGGAAATGCTTTAGAGTTCAAAGCCTTCAAAGATATAAATCAGTTATTTGCTAAGTGA